A genomic window from Silene latifolia isolate original U9 population chromosome Y, ASM4854445v1, whole genome shotgun sequence includes:
- the LOC141628092 gene encoding uncharacterized protein LOC141628092 has protein sequence MDDFYAPPGRSRRRLVNELNLQRYRIDMFIGVLDKQVHELNSRFDVRSMEMLMCMACFSPADIFASFDKDKLVRIAKFYPNEFNDTEITLLEFELDIFESDMLRDSRFHLIKSLGELSIMLVETKKHISYSRVYLLLKLVLILPVATASVERVFSSMKYVKNYCEIV, from the coding sequence ATGGATGATTTTTATGCTCCTCCGGGAAGATCAAGACGTCGTCTTGTCAACGAGCTTAACCTACAACGATATCGAATTGACATGTTTATAGGTGTTTTGGATAAACAAGTCCATGAACTAAATAGCCGATTTGATGTGAGAAGCATGGAGATGCTAATGTGTATGGCTTGTTTTAGTCCCGCCGATATTTTTGCTTCTTTCGATAAGGACAAATTGGTTAGAATTGCAAAGTTCTATCCTAATGAGTTTAATGATACCGAGATAACACTACTTGAGTTTGAACTTGATATTTTTGAAAGTGATATGCTAAGGGATTCAAGATTTCATCTTATCAAGAGTCTTGGTGAGCTTTCAATTATGCTTGTTGAGACAAAGAAACATATTTCATATTCACGTGTTTATTTGTTATTGAAGCTTGTATTGATACTTCCGGTGGCAACGGCAAGTGTGGAAAGAGTTTTCTCCTCCATGAAGTATGTGAAGAATTATTGCGAAATAGTATGA
- the LOC141628093 gene encoding uncharacterized protein LOC141628093, translated as MTEIEKFMEIVCFQSNQIPPDKPTLGLAFRGHNEKAKSSNNGNFLELLDWLVQNSESVAKVVLAKSPENHQVTCPTIQKELIKCCAHETTKLIIEDLNSDYFGLLADESSDVSHKEELAICLRYVNKDGKLCERFLGIVHVKNTTSLTLFEKIKKLLDGHSLSMSNIRGQGYDGATNMRGELNGLQSLIMRDNPCAYYVHCFAHQLQLTLVTVAKENKDCAKFFQHLGIVLNNIRYSCKRLEMVRDIQADKVLEALASGEIESGKGLNQELSLSRPGETRWGSHFKSIVRVMSLYGTLKGLFG; from the exons ATGACAGAAATTGAAAAATTCATGGAGATAGTTTGCTTCCAAAGTAACCAAATACCACCCGATAAACCTACACTTG GACTGGCATTTAGGGGGCATAATGAAAAAGCAAAGTCAAGTAATAATGGTAATTTTCTTGAACTTTTGGATTGGCTTGTTCAAAATAGTGAAAGTGTTGCTAAAGTTGTTCTTGCTAAGTCTCCGGAAAATCACCAAGTTACTTGCCCAACCATTCAAAAAGAATTAATTAAATGTTGTGCCCATGAGACTACTAAGCTTATCATTGAGGATCTAAATAGTGATTACTTTGGTCTATTAGCCGATGAGTCTAGTGACGTGTCTCATAAGGAAGAATTAGCTATTTGTTTGCGTTATGTTAATAAAGATGGTAaactttgtgaaagatttctagGGATTGTGCATGTGAAAAATACAACTAGTTTGACACTTTTTGAGAAAATAAAGAAACTACTTGATGGTCACTCATTAAGTATGTCAAACATCCGTGGTCAAGGCTATGATGGAGCTACTAACATGAGAGGTGAGCTTAATGGTTTGCAAAGTTTGATAATGAGGGACAATCCATGTGCATATTATGTTCATTGTTTTGCGCACCAACTTCAATTGACATTAGTGACGGTGGCTAAAGAAAACAAAGATTGTGCCAAATTTTTCCAACATCTTGGAATTGTGCTTAATAATATTAGATATTCTTGTAAACGTTTGGAGATGGTTAGGGATATTCAAGCGGATAAGGTTTTGGAGGCCTTAGCATCGGGTGAAATTGAAAGTGGTAAGGGATTGAATCAAGAACTGAGTTTAAGTAGACCGGGGGAGACTCGGTGGGGGTCTCATTTTAAATCAATTGTGAGAGTCATGTCTTTATATGGCACACTTAAGGGGCTGTTTGGTTAG